tctatcACTTCATTTATTTGGAGGATTTGCAGCTCACGAAGAATGTTGATAAATTTAACTTTTCGCACTAGGATCATAAGGAAGGCGAAGGTCGCCCGAAAATCCAATCAGTTCACATTGCAGCCTATTTTAAAACCAAGGGAGAAGGCAATAATAGTCAGATGCCCTTTTCTTCGCAAAcgtttttttctttaagtGGTAGTTTAGGAAAGTGTATGATGAGTTTGAACATTGCATCTCGTTGCTAGAGTAAACAATCTATATTGAGTCAGCCAGCTCATCCGTTTAGCCGAtgtaaaatattgtttaagTTAGCTGATGGACTTTTGGAAACATGTGATACATATTTTCGGCTTactaaaaacattttttttattattttttaagtgaGTCATTAGAAAGGCAGTCAGTAATTTCTCAAAAAAATGTGACGCAAATTTCAGACGAAATATGAGCTTATGCGACCTTTTTAAAATCTACCAACCAAGCAATAAAATAGTAGATTGAGTTTTCAGAACTTAAGGCTTCTTTATTTTGGatcatacatatattaaatgtGGGTTAATAGACAATGCATACATAAAGGCAACATTAGTTTAATAACTATTAAATATGGACATTTAATAATCATAAACCAACAACTCTTTTTCATTTTAGAACAAAAATGTACGAAGCGCTGGAAGAGTCTGCGCGACAAGTTCGCCCGCGAGATGAAACTATGTCAGGAATCGCGCTGGCGTTACTTCAAGCAGATGCAATTCCTGGTTGACTCCATCCGCCAGTATCGAGAGTCGCTGCTCGGCAAGTGCGCCAATGGGAGTCAAAGCGCCAACCAGGTGGCCGATccgtcgcagcagcagcaggcgcagcaaCAGACCGTCGTGGATATATTTGCACAGCCCTTCAACGGCAGCGCCACAACCTCGGCCCAGGCACTGACCCATCCGCATGGTAGGTGAACCAGCATTTCAGCACCAGAGATCCCTGCTAAATACTTCGGTCTCTTGCAGAAATTACTGTCACCAGCGATGCACAGCTGGCCACTGCCGTGGGCAAGGACCAAAAGCCATACTTCTACGAGCCGCCGCTCAAGCGAGAGCGCAGTGAGGAGGAGCACAGCGACAACATGCTCAACACCATCAAGATTTTCCAAAACAACGTCTCGCAGGCGGTCAGCGCCGAGGACCAGTCGTTCGGCATGGTAGTCACGGACATGCTCAACACGCTGGGCGTGCGACAAAAGGCAGAGGCGAAGGTGCACATCATCAAGTATCTGACGGACATGCAGCTTCTGGCACAGCACAACAAGTACTAACTGTCGGGCGGCTGTCAtcggcagctgctgcagctgctccaacTGGAGAGCGTTCTGCCCTGAGATCAAACGAGAACAGACCCACGGCTACCCACATCCACATCTACACGGGTTTGGGGGTCCTGTGCGGTCATTTTCTACAGTTCATAGGTCTTAAAGTCAAACTACAGAATAACATTAGACGTAACATCCCACAGCGTAA
The sequence above is drawn from the Drosophila melanogaster chromosome 2R genome and encodes:
- the Adf1 gene encoding Adh transcription factor 1, isoform A, with the protein product MDKLDANLEQQFDLNLIEAVKLNPVIYDRSHYNYKHFVRKAQTWKQIAETLGVPEQKCTKRWKSLRDKFAREMKLCQESRWRYFKQMQFLVDSIRQYRESLLGKCANGSQSANQVADPSQQQQAQQQTVVDIFAQPFNGSATTSAQALTHPHEITVTSDAQLATAVGKDQKPYFYEPPLKRERSEEEHSDNMLNTIKIFQNNVSQAVSAEDQSFGMVVTDMLNTLGVRQKAEAKVHIIKYLTDMQLLAQHNKY
- the Adf1 gene encoding Adh transcription factor 1, isoform C gives rise to the protein MHTLTAAIEMDKLDANLEQQFDLNLIEAVKLNPVIYDRSHYNYKHFVRKAQTWKQIAETLGVPEQKCTKRWKSLRDKFAREMKLCQESRWRYFKQMQFLVDSIRQYRESLLGKCANGSQSANQVADPSQQQQAQQQTVVDIFAQPFNGSATTSAQALTHPHEITVTSDAQLATAVGKDQKPYFYEPPLKRERSEEEHSDNMLNTIKIFQNNVSQAVSAEDQSFGMVVTDMLNTLGVRQKAEAKVHIIKYLTDMQLLAQHNKY
- the Adf1 gene encoding Adh transcription factor 1, isoform E, with the protein product MDKLDANLEQQFDLNLIEAVKLNPVIYDRSHYNYKHFVRKAQTWKQIAETLGVPEQKCTKRWKSLRDKFAREMKLCQESRWRYFKQMQFLVDSIRQYRESLLGKCANGSQSANQVADPSQQQQAQQQTVVDIFAQPFNGSATTSAQALTHPHEITVTSDAQLATAVGKDQKPYFYEPPLKRERSEEEHSDNMLNTIKIFQNNVSQAVSAEDQSFGMVVTDMLNTLGVRQKAEAKVHIIKYLTDMQLLAQHNKYXLSGGCHRQLLQLLQLESVLP